A part of Babylonia areolata isolate BAREFJ2019XMU chromosome 6, ASM4173473v1, whole genome shotgun sequence genomic DNA contains:
- the LOC143283301 gene encoding 28S rRNA (uridine-N(3))-methyltransferase-like translates to MEPKQKKFKTGDYKKDPIPTTQAEQVAAYKKKREEKRRKKEEKLIQQWEREKQRQEEELISAKEKEEEEKQAKLLGRHHTVSIALPGSILDNAQSRELRSYLAGQIARAAVVFSVDEIVVFDENNSLSREGAVEDQSKQGCLQLQMILEYLECPQYLRKAMFKRHGFLQYAGLLNPLDSPHHMRAADDAPFREGVVLNKPVKENGGSYADVGLMKEIQLDKQIAPNVRVTVKMDKNTGGKKRRGKVVSPQAPREERGLYWGYQVRLASSLGQVITECPYDDGYDLTIGTSERGDPVDSLELPAFKHALVVFGGLLGLEASLDADPSLDEDDPSLLFHHYINSCPDQGSRTIRTEEAILITMSALRPKISAAVGVGKTNGES, encoded by the exons caagCAGAACAGGTTGCAGCATATAAAAAGA agagagaagaaaaacgaaggaagaaagaagagaagttgATTCAACAatgggaaagagaaaaacagcGACAAGAAGAGGAACTGATTTCagccaaagaaaaagaagaggaggaaaaacaaGCTAAACttt tggggcGACATCACACAGTGTCCATCGCTTTGCCAGGGTCCATTCTAGACAACGCCCAGTCCCGTGAGCTGCGATCCTATCTGGCAGGACAG aTTGCTCGTGCTGCTGTAGTGTTCAGTGTGGATGAGATTGTTGTGTTTGATGAAAATAACTCTCTGAGCAG GGAAGGAGCAGTGGAAGACCAGTCCAAGCAGGGTTGCCTGCAGCTCCAGATGATTCTGGAGTACCTGGAGTGTCCCCAGTACCTCCGTAAAGCCATGTTTAAGCGCCACGGGTTTCTGCAGTATGCAG GTTTGCTGAACCCCCTTGACAGCCCCCACCACATGAGGGCGGCAGACGACGCTCCCTTCAGGGAGGGGGTGGTGCTGAACAAGCCTGTCAAGGAGAACGGAGGGTCCTATGCTGATGTCGGTCTGATGAAG GAAATCCAGCTGGATAAACAGATCGCCCCCAATGTGCGAGTCACCGTGAAGATGGACAAAAACACAG GTGGCAAGAAGCGGAGGGGGAAGGTGGTGTCCCCCCAGGCCCcgcgggaggagagggggctgtACTGGGGGTACCAGGTGCGCCTGGCCAGCAGTCTGGGTCAGGTGATCACCGAGTGCCCCTACGACGATGGCTATGACCTCACCATCGGCACCTCTGAGCGTGGAGACCCCGTGGATTCCCTGGAGCTCCCTGCGTTTAA ACACGCCCTGGTGGTGTTTGGAGGACTGCTGGGTCTGGAGGCCAGCCTGGACGCTGACCCCAGTCTGGACGAGGATGACCCCAGCTTGTTGTTCCACCACTACATCAACTCCTGCCCCGACCAGGGCAGTCGTACCATCAGGACTGAG GAAGCCATCCTGATCACTATGTCAGCACTGAGACCCAAGATATCTGCGGCAGTGGGCGTGGGCAAGACAAACGGAGAGTCCTGA